A segment of the Sulfitobacter sp. D7 genome:
GATCTCAGGCGTCTCGATCACGGTCTTAACATCCTGCGCCCGCAGATGGGCATCAAGCTGGTCGGGCAGATAGTGCAGGTTCGCCACGATCCGGGCGGGGGATATCCCGCGGGCGAGGTCCAGCGCATGGTCGATCAAGGGGCGACCTGCGACCGGCACCATGGGCTTGGGCTGGGTCTGGGTGAGATGTTTCATACGCGTGCCGAACCCGGCCGCGAACATCATGATGGCGTCGGGATAGTCGCGCATTGGCTTTTTAGATGCTCCAATAATTCGGGGGTCGGAGGGGGCAGCACGCCCGCGATAGAATCCGCCACCGCGGCAAGCGCGGGATGACGCAGGTTATGTTGCAGATGCTGCCACACACGGGGGATCAGATCGACGTAATGCGGTTTGCCATCGCGTAGGCAAAGGCGCGCAAAGATGCCCAGAATGCGCAGATTGCGCTGGGCACCAAGCAGCGCATAGGCGCGGCGAAAGGGGGCGGCTTCTTGTTCGGTCTGGGCAAGGTAATAGTCGATGATCTGTGCCTCCACCGCGCGGGGAACATCACGGCGGGCGTCTTGCAGGATTGAGACCAGATCATAGGCCGGATGGCCCAGCAGCGCGTCCTGGAAATCCAGCAACCCGACGCGCGCGGCACCTTCGCGCTGCGGCAGCCAAAGCAGATTTTCGGCGTGATAGTCGCGCAGGATCACGACCTTGGGGGCGTCATCCAGCGCAGCGACGAGGGGGCGGAAAGCCTGCGCAAAAGCGGCGCTTGCCACTTGCCTACCCACGGGTGCGTAAAAGTCAAATGCGGGGGCTGCCATATCGGTCAGCCAATCGGCATCGCAAAGCGGCAGTTCCGGCAAAGGGGCGCTGTGAAGTTTGACCAATACGTCTGCGGCGGCGCGGTAAAGCGGAAGTTCCCAAGCGGGATCGGCCGCCATCAGCCGGGCGAAAAGATCATCGCCAAGGTCTTCGATCAGCAGCAGCCCGTGGTCGCTGTCCTTGTGGTAAATCTGTGGCGCGCTGAGGCCGCAGGCCGTCAGATGCGCCGCGACATCAAGGAAGGGGCGCACGTCTTCGCCGCGTTCGGCTGGGGCATCCATCAAGATGGCCCTATCCCCATTCGCTTTGCGCAGCCGGTCATACCGCCGGTTGGAGGCGTCGCCCGCCAGCAGCTTTCGGGT
Coding sequences within it:
- a CDS encoding aminoglycoside phosphotransferase family protein, with protein sequence MTERAALIEGFLQTSGWAGGTRKLLAGDASNRRYDRLRKANGDRAILMDAPAERGEDVRPFLDVAAHLTACGLSAPQIYHKDSDHGLLLIEDLGDDLFARLMAADPAWELPLYRAAADVLVKLHSAPLPELPLCDADWLTDMAAPAFDFYAPVGRQVASAAFAQAFRPLVAALDDAPKVVILRDYHAENLLWLPQREGAARVGLLDFQDALLGHPAYDLVSILQDARRDVPRAVEAQIIDYYLAQTEQEAAPFRRAYALLGAQRNLRILGIFARLCLRDGKPHYVDLIPRVWQHLQHNLRHPALAAVADSIAGVLPPPTPELLEHLKSQCATIPTPS